From the genome of Eucalyptus grandis isolate ANBG69807.140 chromosome 2, ASM1654582v1, whole genome shotgun sequence, one region includes:
- the LOC104417254 gene encoding pentatricopeptide repeat-containing protein At5g50280, chloroplastic, with protein MALTNQRLPFPFRHPPPAHFTRSCSVPAISTTSSSSNNNNNSNPPSLSAASPSPSSPIFLPHLQQHEEQQLLLRRRRRRPEVLPQSQPRRAEEDGSGDDPILRFFNSRAPAPDPPGEGRVSLQSNRRSSWRLAPDGFGADTDAQDASAPAVGDAEEMGSSGSAPKGSPEGVVGEILKLARRLPVNTTLGELLGGFEGKISAKECVEVLGIMERRGLWGSSVYFFEWMGLREPSLVTARACSVMFPMLGRAKMGAKLLVLFENLPNKEEFRDVRVYNSAISGLMSSGSYEDAWKVYEAMEANNVQPDHVTCSIVITVMRKNGHSAKETWEFFEKMNRKGVKWSSEVMGALIKSFCDEGLKKEALIIQVEMEKKGIPSNVIVYNTLMDAYSKSNQIEEAEGLFAEMKVKGLKPTAATFNILMDAYSRRIQPEIVKKFLKDMQEMGLEPNATSYTCLISAYGRQRKMSDMAADAFMRMRRVGIKPNLHSYTALVHAYSVSGWHEKAYSTFEDMLREGIKPSIETYTTLLDAFRRSGDTKMLMTIWKMMIIEKVEGTRVTFNILLDGFAKQGHYVEARDVISEFGKIGLQPTVMTYNMLINAYARGGQHLKLPQLLKEMATLNLKPDSITYSTMIYAFVRVRDFRRAFFYHKKMVKSGQVPDARSYQKLREILDVKAALNNRKDRSAILGIVNSKMGSVRPKKKGKKDEFWKDRIRHRRVLDGR; from the exons ATGGCTCTCACGAACCAGCGCTTGCCATTCCCGTTCCGCCATCCTCCTCCCGCTCACTTCACCAGATCCTGCTCCGTCCCCGCCATCTCCACCACctccagcagcagcaacaacaacaacaacagcaaccCTCCCTCCCTATCCGcagcctctccctctccctcttctcccATCTTCCTTCCTCACCTCCAGCAACATGAAGAGCAGCAgctgctgctgcggcggcggcggcggcggccggaggTGCTGCCGCAGTCGCAGCCGCGGCGGGCGGAGGAAGACGGCAGCGGCGACGACCCAATTCTCAGATTCTTCAATTCTCGCGCCCCCGCCCCCGATCCGCCGGGCGAAGGGCGGGTCTCCCTCCAGAGCAACCGGCGCTCTTCTTGGCGCCTCGCTCCCGACGGCTTCGGTGCGGATACCGATGCCCAGGATGCGTCGGCGCCGGCCGTCGGAGATGCGGAGGAGATGGGGTCTTCTGGGTCGGCCCCGAAAGGGTCGCCCGAGGGCGTGGTCGGCGAAATTTTGAAACTTGCGAGGAGGTTGCCGGTGAACACGACGTTGGGGGAGTTGTTGGGGGGTTTCGAGGGGAAGATTAGCGCGAAAGAGTGCGTGGAGGTGTTGGGGATTATGGAAAGGAGGGGCTTGTGGGGAAGCAGCGTCTACTTTTTCGAGTGGATGGGGTTGCGGGAGCCGTCGCTTGTTACCGCTCGAGCATGCTCCGTCATGTTTCCCATGTTGGGAAGAGCTAAAATGGGGGCCAAATTGCTGGTCTTGTTCGAAAACCTGCCGAACAAGGAAGAGTTCAGGGATGTTCGTGTTTACAATTCTGCTATTTCAGGGCTGATGAGCTCCGGCAG CTACGAGGATGCTTGGAAGGTGTATGAGGCAATGGAGGCTAATAATGTTCAGCCGGATCACGTGACATGCTCTATAGTCATCACAGTCATGAGGAAGAATGGCCACAGTGCTAAAGAAACGTGGGAGTTCTTTGAGAAGATGAATAGAAAGGGAGTTAAATGGAGTTCAGAAGTTATGGGTGCTCTAATAAAATCATTCTGTGATGAGGGGCTGAAGAAGGAAGCTCTTATTATCCAAgtggaaatggaaaagaaaggtATCCCTTCAAATGTCATCGTATACAACACATTAATGGATGCTTATAGCAAATCCAATCAGATTGAAGAAGCTGAGGGTCTCTTTGCTGAAATGAAAGTAAAAGGCCTCAAACCCACTGCTGCCACGTTTAATATCCTGATGGATGCATACAGCAGAAGGATACAGCCTGAGATTGTTAAAAAGTTTCTTAAAGATATGCAAGAGATGGGCTTGGAGCCAAATGCCACTTCATATACATGCTTGATTAGTGCATATGGCAGGCAGAGGAAAATGAGTGACATGGCTGCAGATGCGTTCATGAGGATGAGGAGAGTTGGTATAAAACCGAATTTACATTCTTATACAGCTCTTGTTCATGCTTATTCCGTAAGTGGTTGGCATGAAAAAGCTTACTCAACATTTGAGGATATGCTAAGAGAAGGAATCAAACCCTCGATTGAAACCTACACCACTCTCCTGGATGCATTTAGGCGTTCTGGTGACACCAAAATGTTAATGACAATATGGAAGATGATGATTATCGAGAAAGTTGAAGGGACACGGGTTACGTTTAACATTCTCCTTGATGGATTTGCTAAGCAAGGTCACTACGTTGAAGCTAGAGATGTGATCTCTGAATTTGGGAAGATAGGTCTGCAGCCAACTGTTATGACTTATAATATGCTGATTAATGCATATGCACGAGGAGGTCAGCACTTGAAGTTGCCCCAACTGTTGAAAGAAATGGCAACTTTGAATCTGAAGCCTGATTCTATCACTTATTCGACCATGATATATGCCTTTGTCCGTGTTCGTGATTTCAGGAGGGCATTCTTTTATCACAAGAAGATGGTAAAAAGTGGACAGGTGCCAGATGCCCGATCATACCAAAAGCTCAGGGAAATATTGGATGTAAAAGCAGCATTAAACAATAGGAAGGACAGGAGTGCTATTCTTGGTATAGTCAATAGCAAAATGGGTTCAGTGAGACccaagaagaaaggaaagaaggatgAGTTCTGGAAGGATCGGATAAGACATCGAAGGGTACTTGATGGGCGTTAA
- the LOC104417271 gene encoding probable Ufm1-specific protease, which produces MEIPGVRVLCPKLVLRRDEPCLQWLIGSPFFADPVAIFSTFRCLHSRSPGDALALDYAKESEDLQVLLMKGFCVIGALVVQRDGNAEQMAGHAVDAAQRMQKLLGVDGFGGKSEKHWTIGAVGDIDSGDVHFFSSSGESPKSLEAVTSVIYDSDPEKYVWEKGCLLRCKLPIKLPFYFPENKKSDAVELYLSTVGAAAEKFKDPEVTFMVETLNKANAEAPQPVIFHAGDLDVDADISNVKLSSQVAEDRDIKSLPCSHFCLESNPGTKSFSAENADIIEVTFLLNGSRKSGETAAPVAVYFPVLEETRLSVLQFKLDVLCYAPKDLPLVSAISKLLIPGVVDQLTAMKNAYVPNLLKDHPRLHPYHFNPLGMLHPITVIYDLSYGETEMSQVEVRRSLHMRLGLPTDRPLLRISNSLYFTVDGVKSKERQRGPSLLKDVHIGIPSSGVSGGVTSLVQGSYEYYHYLQDGFDDSGWGCAYRSLQTIISWFRLQYYTSIDVPSHREIQQSLVEIGDKEPAFIGSREWIGAIELSFVLDKLLGVSCKVINVRSGAELPEKCRELALHFETQGTPIMIGGGVLAYTLLGIDYNEASGDCAFLILDPHYTGSDDHKKIVNGGWCSWKKAVDSKGKSFFLHDKFYNLLLPQRPNMV; this is translated from the exons ATGGAAATCCCCGGCGTAAGAGTCTTGTGCCCGAAGCTCGTCCTCAGGAGGGACGAGCCGTGCCTCCAGTGGCTGATCGGATCCCCGTTCTTCGCCGATCCCGTCGCGATCTTCTCGACCTTCCGGTGCCTCCACTCCAGGTCGCCGGGGGACGCGCTCGCCTTGGATTACGCCAAGGAATCGG AAGATCTCCAGGTATTGCTTATGAAGGGGTTCTGTGTAATTGGAGCACTAGTTGTTCAAAGAGACGGCAATGCGGAGCAAATGGCTGGTCACGCTGTCGATGCTGCTCAAAGGATGCAAAAGCTTCTAGGGGTGGATGGTTTTGGAGGAAAGTCGGAAAAGCACTGGACAATTGGTGCTGTTGGTGATATTGATTCTGGTGATGTTCACTTCTTTTCCTCGAGCGGTGAAAGTCCGAAGAGCCTCGAGGCCGTCACATCTGTTATATATGACAGTGATCCTGAGAAGTATGTTTGGGAGAAAGGATGCCTCCTTCGCTGCAAGTTACCTATAAAGTTGCCATTTTATTTTCCTGAGAACAAGAAGTCTG ATGCTGTGGAGCTGTATTTGTCGACTGTGGGGGCAGCGGcagaaaaatttaaagatcCGGAAGTCACATTTATGGTGGAGACTTTAAATAAAGCAAATGCAGAAGCGCCTCAACCAGTCATCTTTCATGCTGGGGACTTAGATGTTGATGCAGATATCTCGAATGTCAAGCTTTCTAGTCAAGTGGCGGAAGATAGAGATATAAAGTCATTACCGTGTTCACATTTTTGCTTGGAAAGTAATCCTGGAACAAAGTCATTCTCAGCTGAG AATGCAGACATTATTGAAGTCACTTTTCTGCTTAATGGATCGAGAAAGTCTGGGGAAACCGCTGCTCCTGTGGCAGTGTACTTTCCAG tgcTTGAGGAAACAAGACTTTCTGTTCTTCAGTTCAAGTTGGACGTGCTTTGTTATGCTCCAAAAGATCTTCCCCTAGTCAGCGCAATTTCAAAGTTACTGATCCCAGGTGTTGTTGACCAGCTAACTGCAATGAAGAATGCATATGTACCTAATCTTTTAAAGGATCATCCCCGg TTACATCCATATCATTTCAATCCTCTGGGAATGTTGCACCCAATTACAGTTATTTATGATCTCAGTTATGGAGAGACTGAAATGAGCCAag TTGAAGTAAGAAGATCTCTCCATATGAGACTTGGATTACCGACTGATCGACCGCTTCTACGAATTTCAAATTCTCTATACTTTACGGTTGATGGTGTAAAAAGCAAAGAAAGGCAAAGGG GGCCTTCTTTGCTTAAAGATGTGCATATCGGCATTCCAAGCAGTGGTG TTTCTGGTGGAGTTACCTCTCTTGTTCAAGGTTCATATGAGTACTATCATTACCTTCAAGATGGTTTTGATGACTCG GGCTGGGGATGTGCTTACCGCTCTCTGCAAACCATCATTTCTTGGTTCAGACTCCAATACTACACATCCATTGACGTCCCTTCTCACAG GGAAATACAGCAGTCACTGGTGGAAATTGGAGATAAGGAGCCTGCTTTCATTGGTTCTCGTGAGTGGATTGGTGCCATCGAATTGAGCTTTGTTTTGGATAAGCTCCTTGGT GTTAGTTGCAAAGTGATTAATGTGAGATCCGGAGCTGAGCTACCTGAGAAGTGTCGAGAACTGGCCTTGCATTTTGAGACTCAAGGAACACCGATCATGATTG GTGGTGGGGTTCTTGCATACACTCTTCTAGGGATCGACTACAATGAAGCCAGTGGAGACTGCGCTTTTCTCATACTCGATCCTCACTACACAGGGAGCGATGATCATAAGAAGATTGTGAATGGTGGATGGTGTAGCTGGAAAAAAGCCGTAGATAGCAAGGGCAAGAGCTTCTTCTTGCATGATAAGTTCTATAATCTTCTGTTGCCTCAGAGGCCCAACATGGTCTAA
- the LOC104417263 gene encoding uncharacterized protein LOC104417263 → MMSRTPHLAAVVKTEPGTAGGASSDDAAAPAPHHHHHQPASRFVVLADLNVDPPVSDGDEPLPPPAPSPFSSRLNNDESSQEKSTLISKDVDGAEGDSRKLNKLGKCRTKISKVECSPDCGGDGDVDQPCQGTPSSREEKVSSLKTGLVHVARKMPKNAHAHFILGLMYQRLGQPQKAVSVYEKAAEILLRPEIEIERPELLSLVQIHHAQCILLESLGDDNSDKELEHDELEEIISKLRESMRADTRHATVWNTLGLILLKTNRVQSAISVLCCLLAIAPNNFDCLGNLGIAYLQSGKMEQSAKCFQGLILKDQNHPAALMNYAALLLCRYGAVVPGAGANAGEGALVDQLTAVNLAKECLLTALKSDPKASHIWINLADAYYTIGDHRNSSKCLEKSVKLDPGCMATRYAVALHRIKDVERSQDPYDQLSLAGNEMASIVRDGDSAIIQAPVAWSGLAMVHKVQHEIVAGFGKESNELMDVEESATYSLKQAIAEDPDDAVHWHQLGLHSLCTRHFKESQKYLKATVARMSKCSCAWSNLGISLHLSEEPSQSEVVYKRALALTGAEHAHAIFSNLGNLYRRLGQYGRARAMLTKSLELRPGYAPAFNNLGLVFVAEGNLEEAQYCFNQALQADPLLDAAKSNMIKAAAMSRLCASMSSCII, encoded by the exons ATGATGTCGAGAACTCCGCACCTCGCGGCCGTCGTGAAAACCGAGCCCGGAACGGCGGGCGGCGCCTCCTCGGACGACgcggcggcgccggcgccgcaccaccaccaccaccagccggCGTCGAGGTTCGTCGTGCTGGCCGACCTCAACGTCGACCCTCCCGTGTCCGACGGCGACGAGCCCCTCCCTCCTCCCGCCCCGTCTCCTTTCAGCTCCAG GTTGAACAATGATGAAAGCAGCCAAGAGAAGAGTACATTAATCTCTAAAGATGTAGATGGTGCGGAAGGTGACTCTAGAAAGCTAAACAAGTTGGGGAAATGCCGTACGAAGATCAGTAAGGTAGAGTGCTCTCCTGATTGTGGAGGTGATGGCGACGTTGATCAGCCTTGTCAGGGGACTCCTTCGTCTCGAGAAGAAAAAGTTAGCAGTCTAAAAACC GGTTTGGTTCATGTTGCTAGGAAGATGCCCAAGAATGCCCATGCTCATTTCATTCTTGGCTTGATGTATCAGAGGTTGGGCCAACCTCAAAAG GCAGTCTCTGTATATGAAAAAGCAGCGGAGATCTTGTTGCGTCCTGAGATTGAGATTGAGCGGCCGGAGTTGCTCTCATTAGTTCAGATTCATCATGCACAG TGTATTCTGTTAGAGAGCTTGGGGGATGACAACTCAGATAAAGAGCTTGAACATGATGAACTTGAGGAAATTATTTCTAAGCTGAGGGAGTCAATGCGAGCCGATACCAGGCATGCAACTGTTTGGAACACCCTTGGCTTGATTCTCCTTAAAACAAATCGTGTGCAG AGTGCTATCTCAGTTTTATGTTGTTTGTTGGCTATTGCTCCCAACAATTTCGATTGCCTCGGGAATCTCGGGATTGCTTACCTTCAAAG TGGAAAGATGGAGCAATCAGCAAAATGCTTTCAAGGATTAATCCTGAAAGATCAAAATCATCCTGCTGCTTTAATGAACTATGCAGCCCTTCTTCTCTGCAGATACGGTGCTGTTGTTCCAG GTGCTGGGGCAAATGCCGGTGAAGGTGCTTTGGTAGATCAGCTTACTGCTGTCAATCTGGCAAAGGAGTGTCTGCTAACAGCTTTGAAATCAGATCCTAAAGCATCGCATATCTGGATCAATCTGGCGGATGCATATTATACGATTGGTGATCATCGTAATTCCAGCAAGTGCTTGGAGAAG TCAGTAAAATTGGATCCCGGTTGCATGGCGACTCGATATGCAGTGGCACTCCACCGGATCAAGGATGTAGAGAGGTCTCAGGATCCTTATGATCAGCTTTCTTTGGCTGGAAATGAAATGGCTTCAATTGTGAGGGATGGAGATTCTGCAATAATTCAAGCTCCTGTTGCTTGGTCAGGGCTTGCCATGGTTCATAAGGTCCAACACGAGATTGTGGCTGGATTTGGAAAAGAATCAAATGAACTGATGGACGTAGAAGAAAGTGCTACCTATAGTCTGAAGCAG GCCATAGCAGAGGACCCTGATGATGCTGTCCATTGGCACCAGCTTGGCCTCCATAGTCTTTGTACTAGACATTTCAAAGAATCACAAAAGTACCTCAAAGCTACGGTTGCTCGCATGAGCAAATGCAGCTGTGCATGGTCAAATTTAG GCATCTCTCTGCATTTGTCTGAGGAGCCATCACAATCTGAGGTAGTATACAAGCGGGCTTTGGCATTGACGGGAGCTGAGCATGCGCATGCTATATTTTCCAACCTTGGAAATCTCTACCGGCGTCTTGGACAGTATGGACGAGCCAGGGCAATGCTCACGAAGTCTCTTGAACTCCGCCCTGGATATGCTCCTGCATTCAACAACCTGGGTCTCGTGTTTGTTGCCGAGGGAAACTTGGAAGAAGCCCAATATTGTTTCAACCAAGCTCTACAGGCTGACCCGTTGCTAGATGCAGCCAAGTCCAACATGATCAAAGCAGCGGCGATGTCTAGACTTTGTGCGAGCATGTCATCATGTATCATTTAA